Proteins encoded within one genomic window of Gloeobacter kilaueensis JS1:
- a CDS encoding glycosyltransferase family 4 protein, with protein sequence MHIAWLGKKTPFCGNVTYSREVTNGLMELGHRVSFLHFVPEEEGLPARIEQDEVPLPCLYKSQVYTIPSLRARKVLVESLRELKPDLVHASLSLSTLDFALPEICEELGLPLVATFHPAFDRRRRNFAANTQYLMYQWYASTLANYDRVIIFSQAQKDLLIRLGVPERRIAVIPNGVDTSRYSPSYSRIKADLRAKRLFVYMGRLTIEKNVEQLLKAWKQAGMALLGARLAIIGDGPLKSNLQGFYGLEEGVRWLGFVASEQRRIEILRGADVFVLPSLVEGLSISLLEAMACGTACVATDVGADGEVLSGGAGILVNPLRVRSELRTLLPVLSEQPEFTALLGQKARARVIERYTLSANIRALERLYSEVLKRAPAWL encoded by the coding sequence ATGCATATAGCCTGGTTGGGCAAAAAGACCCCTTTTTGCGGAAATGTCACCTACAGTCGCGAAGTCACCAACGGCCTGATGGAGTTGGGACACCGGGTCAGTTTTCTGCACTTCGTCCCCGAAGAAGAAGGTCTTCCTGCCCGCATCGAGCAGGACGAGGTACCCCTGCCCTGTTTGTACAAGTCTCAGGTCTACACGATTCCCTCGCTCAGAGCGCGCAAGGTGCTCGTCGAATCGCTGCGCGAACTGAAGCCCGATCTCGTCCACGCCAGCCTGTCACTGTCTACCCTCGATTTTGCCCTGCCAGAAATTTGCGAAGAGCTGGGACTGCCGCTGGTGGCGACTTTTCATCCCGCCTTCGACCGCCGCCGCCGCAACTTTGCTGCCAACACCCAGTACCTGATGTACCAGTGGTACGCCTCGACCCTGGCCAACTACGACCGGGTGATCATCTTCTCGCAGGCCCAAAAAGATTTGCTCATCCGCCTCGGTGTGCCAGAAAGACGGATCGCCGTCATCCCCAACGGCGTCGATACCAGCCGCTACAGCCCCAGCTACTCGCGGATCAAAGCCGACCTGCGCGCCAAGCGGCTGTTCGTCTATATGGGGCGGCTCACGATCGAAAAGAACGTCGAACAACTGCTCAAAGCCTGGAAACAGGCGGGCATGGCGCTACTCGGAGCCCGGCTTGCGATCATCGGCGACGGGCCGCTCAAAAGCAACCTCCAGGGCTTTTATGGCCTGGAGGAGGGGGTGCGCTGGCTGGGCTTCGTCGCCTCCGAACAGCGCCGCATCGAGATTCTGCGGGGGGCGGATGTTTTTGTCCTGCCTTCGCTGGTCGAGGGACTTTCGATCTCGCTTTTAGAAGCGATGGCCTGCGGCACCGCCTGCGTCGCCACCGACGTCGGTGCCGACGGCGAGGTGCTCTCAGGCGGTGCGGGCATTCTGGTCAATCCCCTGCGGGTGCGCTCCGAGCTGCGGACGCTGCTGCCGGTGCTCAGCGAGCAGCCAGAATTTACCGCCCTGCTCGGTCAAAAAGCGCGGGCGCGGGTGATCGAGCGCTATACCCTCAGCGCCAATATCCGGGCCCTCGAGCGCCTCTATTCCGAGGTGCTCAAGCGCGCCCCAGCCTGGCTGTAG
- a CDS encoding MFS transporter has product MTPTTEQPPPRTTTATGFRQVLRNRNFLFLWSGQWFSQLADKIFLIYMIALISAHFPADAINSMSSGIIITNSLPAILFGSLAGVYVDRWLKKTVLTVSNLLRGLFVLAVPLLPSEYTVLLAVTFAVSTLTQFFAPAETSTIPIIVEKPNLLSANSLFTLTVTGSIVIGYAIGEPLLSLFGGASNGHWVLGGFYLLAALLIGFMGNREKLQTGAAQRRSNLWKDLREGFDYLKQDADVRFAFIQLIVFYSILTALYLLAIGLAPAIGLKAEQFGYLLSAAGVGIGLGTLAIGKFAQGISRRSLALIGAVVMGLVLIALFWATSAYLVLFLVMILGIGAGCIAAPMNTLIQEQTPEHMRGKVFGLQNNATNIAQSLPLVLVERATALFGLRPVILALGLVVLLAGLLTQRLSRTPST; this is encoded by the coding sequence ATGACACCTACGACTGAGCAACCACCGCCACGAACGACCACCGCCACCGGTTTTCGCCAGGTTCTGCGAAATCGGAATTTTTTGTTTCTCTGGAGTGGCCAGTGGTTCTCGCAGCTGGCGGACAAGATTTTTCTTATCTATATGATCGCGCTTATCTCGGCGCACTTTCCAGCCGATGCGATCAACTCGATGTCCTCGGGCATCATCATCACCAACTCTTTGCCGGCCATTTTGTTTGGTTCGCTGGCGGGCGTCTACGTGGACCGCTGGCTTAAAAAGACGGTCCTCACCGTCTCCAACCTGCTGCGCGGCCTGTTCGTGCTGGCGGTACCGCTATTGCCGAGCGAGTATACGGTGCTGCTGGCCGTCACTTTTGCTGTCTCGACGTTGACCCAGTTTTTTGCGCCTGCAGAAACTTCGACAATCCCGATCATCGTCGAAAAGCCGAACCTGCTCTCGGCCAACTCGCTTTTTACCCTCACCGTCACCGGTTCGATCGTGATCGGCTACGCCATCGGTGAGCCGCTTTTGAGCCTTTTTGGGGGTGCAAGTAACGGCCACTGGGTTCTGGGCGGATTTTATCTGCTCGCCGCGCTGCTCATCGGCTTTATGGGCAACCGCGAAAAGCTCCAGACGGGCGCTGCGCAAAGGCGCTCCAACCTCTGGAAAGACCTGCGCGAAGGCTTCGACTACCTCAAGCAGGACGCGGACGTGCGCTTTGCCTTCATTCAGCTCATCGTCTTCTACAGCATTCTCACCGCCCTCTACTTGCTTGCCATCGGTCTTGCCCCTGCGATCGGTCTTAAGGCCGAGCAGTTCGGCTATCTGCTCTCGGCGGCGGGCGTCGGCATCGGGCTGGGCACGCTCGCCATCGGCAAATTCGCCCAGGGGATCTCGCGCCGCTCGCTGGCGCTTATCGGAGCGGTGGTGATGGGGCTGGTGCTCATCGCCCTTTTTTGGGCCACCAGCGCCTATCTGGTGCTCTTTCTGGTCATGATCCTGGGGATTGGGGCAGGCTGCATCGCAGCACCGATGAACACGCTCATCCAGGAGCAGACGCCCGAGCACATGCGCGGCAAGGTCTTTGGTCTGCAGAACAACGCCACCAACATCGCCCAGAGCCTGCCCCTGGTCCTGGTCGAGCGTGCAACCGCTCTGTTCGGGCTGCGTCCTGTTATTCTTGCTTTAGGACTGGTGGTTCTATTAGCAGGGTTGCTCACGCAAAGGCTCTCCAGAACCCCCTCGACATAA
- the recO gene encoding DNA repair protein RecO → MSKTYRATGINLRRMPLGESDWLLTILTRENGLVRAVAKGARKANARIGGRTEQFVVNDLQLYRGRSLDQLTQAESITAFGGLRQELGRLTAAQYLAEGVLQSATENQPQEELFDLLMLHLGRLAGAPSRQVAARLVHGLFQLLAVGGVAPEVHFCTVSHRPIHAEAAGFSVEGGGLVALECLPQERVGYRLELPQVAALQLLASVDLTATSLEWDALWVGIERLLRRYIEFHFERPVRSAELLELCFEASAPAAGSPPIIN, encoded by the coding sequence TTGTCAAAGACGTACCGGGCAACCGGGATCAATCTGCGGCGGATGCCTCTGGGGGAGAGCGACTGGCTTCTTACCATCCTCACCCGCGAAAACGGCCTGGTCCGAGCGGTAGCGAAGGGAGCGCGCAAGGCGAATGCCCGCATCGGTGGCCGCACCGAGCAGTTCGTCGTCAACGACCTGCAACTGTACCGGGGCCGCAGCCTCGATCAGCTCACCCAGGCAGAGAGCATCACCGCCTTCGGTGGCCTCAGGCAGGAGCTAGGCCGCCTCACTGCCGCCCAGTATCTGGCGGAGGGCGTGCTGCAGTCGGCGACCGAGAACCAGCCCCAGGAAGAATTGTTCGATCTGTTGATGCTGCACCTGGGACGGCTTGCGGGTGCTCCGAGCCGCCAGGTGGCAGCCCGACTGGTCCACGGTTTGTTTCAGTTACTCGCGGTGGGGGGCGTCGCCCCGGAGGTCCACTTCTGCACGGTGAGCCACCGCCCCATCCACGCCGAGGCGGCGGGTTTCAGCGTCGAGGGAGGCGGACTGGTGGCCCTCGAATGCCTGCCCCAGGAGCGGGTGGGCTACCGCCTCGAATTGCCGCAGGTCGCGGCCCTGCAACTGCTCGCCTCAGTGGACCTCACCGCTACCAGCCTCGAATGGGACGCGCTCTGGGTCGGTATCGAGCGCCTGCTGCGCCGCTACATCGAATTTCACTTCGAGCGGCCTGTGCGCTCCGCTGAACTGCTGGAGCTGTGCTTCGAGGCGAGCGCCCCGGCGGCGGGTAGCCCCCCTATAATCAACTGA
- the rplC gene encoding 50S ribosomal protein L3: MSLGILGRKLGMTQIFDEEGRAIPVTVVEAGPCPVTQLKSEATDGYTAVQVGFGTVREKVLTKPEVGHCKKAGLEQPVRHLREFAVEDTSSYSLGQLIGVDIFEAGQLVDVVGTSIGKGFAGGQKRHHFGRGPMAHGSKNHRAPGSIGAGTTPGRVFPGKKMPGRMGNERVTVRRLTVVRVIAERNLLLIKGGLPGVEGGLLIISPAKRVGR; encoded by the coding sequence ATGTCACTGGGCATCCTGGGCCGCAAGCTCGGCATGACACAAATTTTTGACGAAGAGGGGCGGGCGATCCCGGTAACGGTGGTCGAGGCGGGGCCGTGCCCGGTTACCCAGCTCAAGTCCGAGGCGACCGACGGGTACACCGCCGTGCAGGTGGGCTTCGGTACGGTGCGCGAAAAGGTACTGACCAAACCCGAGGTCGGGCACTGCAAAAAAGCGGGCCTCGAACAGCCGGTGCGCCACCTGCGCGAATTTGCCGTCGAGGACACTTCCAGCTACAGCCTGGGCCAACTCATCGGTGTCGATATCTTCGAGGCGGGCCAACTGGTCGATGTCGTAGGCACCAGCATCGGCAAGGGCTTCGCCGGTGGTCAAAAGCGCCACCACTTCGGTCGTGGCCCGATGGCCCACGGCTCCAAAAACCACCGCGCCCCCGGCTCGATCGGTGCCGGTACGACGCCGGGCCGCGTCTTTCCCGGCAAAAAGATGCCTGGCCGGATGGGCAACGAGCGGGTGACAGTGCGCCGCCTCACGGTGGTCCGCGTCATCGCCGAGCGCAACTTGCTGCTCATCAAGGGTGGCCTGCCCGGCGTCGAGGGAGGGCTGCTCATCATCTCACCCGCCAAGCGCGTCGGGCGCTAG
- the rplD gene encoding 50S ribosomal protein L4, translating to MATCSIKDWQGNATGEVELDLPVASEATASHIVYLAFKRQMTNSRQGTASTLTRGEVRGGGKKPWKQKGTGRARAGSIRSPLWRKGGVIFGPKPRDFEIKMNRKERRLALRTALQSRIDDLIVVDEFESQLSKPRTRELVQAFERWGIDTANQSILLILAEQQTNTYLSARNLPNVKVITAQNLNVRDLLATDWIVATGSAIDFIKQTFGAAAS from the coding sequence ATGGCTACCTGTTCGATAAAAGATTGGCAGGGCAATGCGACCGGCGAGGTCGAACTCGATCTGCCCGTTGCCTCCGAGGCGACCGCCTCCCACATCGTCTATCTGGCCTTCAAGCGGCAGATGACCAACTCCCGCCAGGGCACCGCCTCCACCCTTACCCGTGGCGAAGTGCGCGGAGGCGGCAAAAAGCCCTGGAAGCAAAAAGGCACTGGCCGCGCCCGCGCCGGTTCGATCCGCTCTCCGCTGTGGCGCAAGGGCGGCGTCATCTTTGGTCCCAAGCCCCGCGACTTTGAGATCAAGATGAATCGCAAGGAGCGGCGGCTCGCCCTGCGCACCGCCTTACAGAGCCGCATCGACGATCTGATCGTCGTAGACGAATTTGAATCGCAGCTCAGCAAGCCCAGAACTCGCGAACTGGTGCAGGCTTTTGAGCGCTGGGGCATCGATACGGCCAACCAGTCGATCCTCCTCATCCTGGCTGAGCAGCAGACCAACACCTACCTCTCGGCGCGCAACCTGCCCAACGTCAAGGTGATCACCGCCCAGAATCTCAACGTGCGCGACCTGCTTGCCACCGACTGGATCGTCGCCACCGGTTCTGCCATCGACTTTATCAAGCAGACATTCGGAGCAGCGGCATCATGA
- a CDS encoding 50S ribosomal protein L23: protein MSNGTKRALADIVRRPLITEKGTRLLEANKYLFEVSPGSNKIQIAQAIEELFSVKVIKVNTFNPPARRRRVGQFVGKRPHYKRAIVTLQEGDSITLFPEV from the coding sequence ATGAGCAACGGCACCAAGCGCGCCCTGGCGGATATCGTCCGTCGGCCTTTGATTACCGAGAAGGGCACCCGCCTGCTCGAAGCGAACAAGTATCTCTTCGAGGTGAGCCCTGGCTCCAATAAGATCCAGATCGCCCAGGCGATCGAAGAATTGTTCAGCGTCAAGGTGATCAAGGTCAATACCTTCAACCCGCCCGCCCGCCGTCGCCGGGTCGGCCAGTTCGTCGGCAAGCGCCCCCACTACAAGCGGGCGATCGTCACCCTGCAGGAGGGCGACTCGATCACCCTCTTCCCCGAAGTCTAG
- a CDS encoding ABC transporter ATP-binding protein, whose translation MGIGLEVRNLRAGYGQVEVLHTINLTVQPGELVTVIGPNGAGKSTLLRTISSLIRPVAGEVLLDGKRLDTLAADLVVRAGLVHVPEGRRIFSRLTVVENLEMGAYTRGDAIQADLQQVFELFPILKERSSQRAGTLSGGEQQMLAIGRALLSRPRILVLDEPSMGLAPLIVQNIFQIIERIRSQGVMVLLVEQNALQALHLADRGYVLENGQIVLEGSAQELLASEAVRQSYLGESLAR comes from the coding sequence GTGGGTATTGGTCTTGAGGTGCGCAATCTGAGGGCGGGCTACGGCCAGGTGGAGGTGCTGCACACCATCAACCTGACAGTCCAGCCGGGGGAGCTGGTGACGGTGATTGGGCCCAACGGGGCCGGCAAATCGACCCTGCTGCGCACGATCTCAAGCTTGATCCGGCCCGTGGCGGGTGAGGTGCTCCTCGATGGCAAACGGCTCGACACACTGGCGGCAGATCTGGTCGTCAGAGCCGGGCTCGTCCACGTTCCGGAGGGGCGGCGCATCTTCTCGCGCCTGACGGTCGTAGAAAACCTTGAGATGGGCGCTTACACGCGCGGCGATGCGATCCAGGCCGACCTGCAGCAGGTTTTTGAGCTGTTTCCGATTCTCAAAGAGCGCAGCAGCCAGCGCGCCGGTACCCTCTCAGGCGGCGAGCAACAGATGCTCGCCATCGGTCGGGCGCTTTTGAGCAGGCCGCGCATTCTCGTCCTCGACGAGCCGAGCATGGGCCTCGCTCCCTTGATTGTTCAAAATATCTTTCAGATCATCGAGCGCATCCGCTCCCAGGGCGTGATGGTGCTCTTAGTCGAGCAGAACGCCCTGCAGGCGCTCCACCTGGCCGATCGCGGCTACGTGCTCGAAAACGGCCAGATCGTACTGGAAGGCAGCGCCCAGGAACTCCTCGCCAGTGAGGCGGTGCGCCAGAGCTATCTGGGCGAGTCGCTGGCCCGCTAG
- the groL gene encoding chaperonin GroEL (60 kDa chaperone family; promotes refolding of misfolded polypeptides especially under stressful conditions; forms two stacked rings of heptamers to form a barrel-shaped 14mer; ends can be capped by GroES; misfolded proteins enter the barrel where they are refolded when GroES binds): MAKSIVFDENARRALERGVDALADAVRVTLGPKGRNVVLEKKFGAPQIVNDGVTIAKEIELEDPLENTGAQLIREVASKTNDVAGDGTTTATVLAQALIREGLKNVAAGANPISLKRGIEKTVAKLVDEIAAIAKPVEDNKTIAEVATISAGNDEEIGKMVSEAMEKVGKEGVITVEESKSLSTELEVVEGMQFDKGYVSPYFATDAERMISELEEPFILLTDKKISIIQDLIPVLEKVARAGRPLLIIAEDVEGEALATLVVNKLRGVLNAVAVKAPGFGDRRKAMLQDIAVLTSGDVISEEVGLKLENVTIDSLGKARKVTITKDKTTIVAGTENKAAVEKRVAQIRKQIDESDSDYDREKLQERLAKLAGGVAVIKVGAATETELKERKLRIEDALNATKAAVEEGIVPGGGTTLLHLTKKIPQIKAGLNDDEKTGADLIARALEAPLRQIADNAGLEGSVIAQKVREQGTNIGYDALKGEFVDMLEAGVVDPAKVARSALQNAASIAAMVLTTEVLIVDKPEKKKAAAPDMGGMGGMGGMGGMGGMM, translated from the coding sequence ATGGCAAAGTCGATTGTATTTGACGAGAATGCGCGTCGGGCGCTCGAGCGGGGCGTCGATGCCCTGGCCGACGCGGTGCGCGTCACCCTTGGACCCAAGGGGCGCAACGTCGTGCTCGAAAAGAAATTCGGCGCACCCCAGATCGTCAACGACGGTGTGACGATCGCAAAAGAGATCGAACTGGAAGATCCGCTCGAAAACACCGGTGCGCAGCTCATTCGTGAGGTCGCCTCCAAGACCAACGACGTCGCCGGTGACGGCACCACCACCGCGACGGTGCTGGCCCAGGCGCTGATCCGCGAGGGTCTTAAAAACGTCGCCGCCGGTGCCAACCCGATCAGCCTCAAGCGCGGCATCGAGAAGACCGTGGCCAAACTGGTCGATGAGATTGCCGCCATCGCCAAACCGGTCGAAGACAACAAGACGATCGCCGAGGTGGCGACGATTTCTGCCGGCAACGACGAGGAGATCGGCAAGATGGTCTCCGAGGCGATGGAAAAAGTCGGCAAAGAAGGCGTGATCACCGTCGAGGAATCCAAGTCCCTCAGCACCGAACTGGAGGTGGTCGAGGGGATGCAGTTCGACAAAGGCTACGTTTCGCCCTACTTTGCCACCGACGCTGAGCGGATGATCAGCGAACTGGAGGAGCCGTTTATTCTGCTCACCGACAAAAAGATCTCGATCATTCAAGATCTGATTCCGGTGCTCGAAAAAGTGGCTCGGGCCGGTCGGCCACTGCTCATCATCGCCGAGGATGTCGAGGGCGAGGCGCTGGCGACGCTGGTGGTCAACAAGCTGCGCGGCGTCCTCAATGCGGTTGCCGTCAAGGCTCCCGGTTTCGGCGACAGGCGCAAGGCGATGCTGCAGGATATCGCTGTGCTCACCAGCGGCGATGTGATCTCAGAAGAAGTCGGCCTCAAGCTCGAAAACGTCACGATCGACTCGCTCGGCAAGGCGCGCAAGGTGACGATCACCAAGGACAAGACGACGATCGTCGCCGGTACCGAGAACAAGGCAGCCGTCGAAAAGCGCGTCGCCCAGATCCGCAAGCAGATCGATGAGTCCGACTCCGACTACGACCGCGAGAAGCTCCAGGAGCGGCTTGCCAAGCTCGCAGGCGGTGTCGCCGTCATCAAAGTGGGGGCGGCGACTGAGACCGAACTCAAGGAGCGCAAGCTGCGCATCGAGGACGCCCTCAACGCCACCAAGGCGGCGGTCGAAGAAGGGATCGTGCCCGGCGGCGGCACCACGCTGCTGCATCTCACCAAGAAGATCCCCCAGATCAAGGCGGGATTGAACGACGACGAGAAGACCGGCGCGGATCTCATCGCCCGCGCCCTCGAAGCGCCCCTGCGTCAGATCGCCGACAACGCCGGTTTAGAAGGCTCGGTGATCGCCCAGAAGGTACGCGAGCAGGGCACAAATATCGGCTACGACGCCCTCAAAGGCGAGTTCGTCGATATGCTCGAAGCGGGCGTGGTCGATCCGGCGAAGGTGGCGCGCTCGGCGCTGCAGAACGCCGCCTCGATCGCGGCGATGGTGCTCACCACCGAGGTGCTGATCGTCGATAAGCCCGAGAAGAAGAAGGCGGCTGCCCCCGACATGGGCGGTATGGGCGGCATGGGTGGTATGGGCGGCATGGGCGGCATGATGTAG
- the groES gene encoding co-chaperone GroES, which produces MATITVAASSLKPLGDRVLVKVLAQEERTAGGILLPDTAKEKPQLGEVTAVGAGRLTDKGERLALEVQVGDRVLYAKYAGTEIKVAGEEYILLAEKDILAVAQ; this is translated from the coding sequence ATGGCAACTATCACCGTGGCGGCATCTTCCCTCAAGCCCCTCGGCGACCGGGTGCTGGTAAAGGTGCTGGCGCAGGAGGAGCGGACGGCAGGGGGCATCTTGCTTCCTGACACCGCCAAGGAGAAGCCCCAGCTTGGTGAGGTGACTGCCGTTGGAGCGGGGCGGCTCACCGACAAGGGCGAGCGGCTGGCGCTTGAGGTGCAGGTGGGCGATCGGGTGCTCTACGCCAAGTACGCCGGTACAGAGATCAAGGTGGCTGGCGAGGAGTACATCCTGCTGGCAGAAAAAGACATTCTGGCTGTCGCGCAGTAG
- a CDS encoding DUF2949 domain-containing protein, whose amino-acid sequence MLTMPTSLVPFVTPKEWNLAKRIQQREQGDVRLILWRLGFISIYQLAELLEREGF is encoded by the coding sequence ATGCTCACTATGCCTACCAGCCTCGTCCCCTTTGTGACTCCCAAGGAGTGGAACCTCGCCAAGCGCATCCAGCAACGCGAGCAGGGCGACGTGCGGCTGATTCTCTGGCGGCTGGGCTTTATCAGCATCTACCAACTCGCTGAATTGCTCGAACGCGAAGGATTTTAA
- a CDS encoding helix-turn-helix transcriptional regulator — MADDLSLEDLDRLLRIDRLIRLGQARSTMQLARALAASPPAIQRALLKLRDSYGAPLVVDRVRGYIYKEPGWKLPPLPFTLGELFVLLAGNRILAESEGTLHTAEVRAAIDQLVHQLPSRRWIDLETLRDYLHVEATSRIASFSYEVWTQLYETFESGLQAFVDYAPPGEPPVSRLVNPYLLYIWRGHTPYLIGYDLGSKKFEVLRADRIRSIRARGERFERDPAFDPAPLIAQIAEEQAGTLTTPVSILFSPKAIATLQGRLLHPSQQISLLPDGSLRLQLKVADLNEIKRWVLSFGSEATVEEPRALVEQIQSDLRQLAARYGLGQEVAKKSSVGS; from the coding sequence ATGGCAGACGACCTTTCACTCGAAGATCTCGACCGGCTCCTGCGCATCGACCGGCTCATCCGTCTCGGGCAGGCGCGCAGCACCATGCAACTGGCCCGCGCCCTCGCGGCGAGTCCGCCCGCGATCCAGCGCGCCCTGTTAAAGCTGCGCGACAGCTACGGCGCACCGCTGGTGGTCGATCGGGTCCGGGGCTACATCTACAAGGAGCCGGGCTGGAAGTTGCCGCCTCTGCCTTTTACCCTGGGTGAACTGTTCGTGCTGCTGGCGGGCAACCGCATCCTCGCCGAATCGGAAGGGACGCTCCACACCGCCGAGGTCCGTGCCGCCATCGATCAGCTGGTCCATCAGTTGCCCAGCCGCCGCTGGATAGACCTGGAGACGCTGCGCGATTATCTCCACGTCGAGGCCACCAGCCGCATCGCCAGCTTCAGCTACGAGGTCTGGACGCAGCTGTACGAGACTTTTGAATCCGGCCTCCAGGCGTTCGTCGATTACGCGCCGCCCGGCGAGCCGCCGGTGAGTCGGCTCGTCAACCCCTACCTGCTCTATATCTGGCGCGGCCATACGCCCTATCTGATCGGCTACGACCTGGGCAGCAAAAAATTCGAGGTGCTGCGCGCCGATCGCATCCGCTCGATCCGGGCGCGGGGTGAACGCTTCGAGCGCGACCCGGCCTTTGACCCGGCACCGCTCATCGCTCAGATCGCCGAAGAGCAGGCCGGTACACTCACGACACCGGTGAGCATTCTCTTCTCGCCCAAAGCTATCGCCACCCTGCAGGGCCGCCTGCTCCATCCGAGCCAGCAGATCTCGCTGCTGCCAGATGGCTCGCTGCGCCTGCAACTCAAGGTGGCTGATCTTAACGAGATCAAGCGCTGGGTGCTCAGTTTCGGTTCCGAGGCAACGGTCGAAGAACCGCGAGCACTGGTAGAACAGATCCAAAGTGATCTGAGGCAACTGGCAGCCCGCTACGGACTGGGACAAGAAGTGGCCAAAAAATCTTCTGTCGGCAGCTGA
- a CDS encoding transglutaminase domain-containing protein yields MQLDVGCTLNYRCAQPATLLLTIRPHDGDGQRVIEESFQSDPPLNQEAFVDSFGNRTVRLLAPEGLLRISYRASVVLTPFVYDAQSLPRQCEPSELPPPIIPFVFPSRYCQSDRLVRLAGHITAATEPGYARVEAICDWVHDNVEYCYGTSDAHTSAADTVSERVGVCRDFAHLGIALCRAAGIPARFVAGYALKLDPPDFHAYFEAYLDGQWYLFDATRKVPREGLVRIATGRDAADTSFANLFGAVQPEQMSVWCQQVAAPTPADFVGDGQPVPARID; encoded by the coding sequence ATGCAACTCGATGTCGGCTGCACCCTGAATTATCGGTGCGCCCAACCTGCCACCCTGCTTCTTACGATCCGGCCCCACGACGGCGACGGCCAGCGGGTGATCGAAGAAAGTTTCCAGAGCGATCCCCCTCTCAATCAAGAGGCGTTCGTAGACAGCTTCGGCAACCGCACGGTGCGCCTTCTGGCTCCTGAGGGGCTGCTGCGCATCAGCTACCGCGCCTCGGTTGTGCTCACGCCCTTCGTCTACGACGCCCAGTCGTTGCCCCGCCAGTGCGAACCATCGGAGTTGCCGCCGCCGATTATTCCCTTTGTTTTTCCCAGCCGCTACTGCCAATCGGACCGGCTGGTGCGTCTGGCAGGCCATATTACTGCAGCGACAGAGCCCGGCTACGCCCGCGTGGAAGCCATCTGCGACTGGGTTCACGACAACGTCGAATACTGCTACGGCACCAGCGACGCCCACACCTCCGCCGCCGATACGGTCAGTGAACGGGTAGGTGTCTGCCGCGACTTTGCCCACCTGGGCATCGCTCTTTGCCGGGCCGCCGGAATTCCGGCCCGCTTTGTGGCAGGCTACGCCCTCAAGCTCGACCCGCCCGACTTCCATGCCTACTTCGAGGCGTACCTGGACGGACAGTGGTACCTGTTCGACGCGACGCGCAAGGTGCCCAGAGAAGGGCTGGTACGCATCGCCACGGGCCGGGATGCGGCGGATACGTCCTTTGCCAACCTCTTCGGGGCGGTGCAGCCGGAGCAGATGAGCGTCTGGTGCCAGCAGGTGGCAGCCCCGACTCCGGCAGACTTTGTGGGCGACGGGCAACCGGTCCCGGCGCGCATCGATTAG